Proteins found in one Muntiacus reevesi chromosome 2, mMunRee1.1, whole genome shotgun sequence genomic segment:
- the LOC136157823 gene encoding sodium- and chloride-dependent glycine transporter 1-like, with translation MLIFCGIPLFLVELSFGQFASQSCLGVWRISPMFKGVRYGRMVVSTYMGMYYSVFVCITSYCNSGWNPSDRVSMLDDSTSRVCSPLSSSVVSLRHSA, from the exons ATGCTAATCTTCTGCGGGATCCCCCTCTTCTTGGTGGAACTCTCCTTTGGCCAGTTTGCAAGTCAGAGCTGCCTGGGGGTCTGGAGGATCAGCCCCATGTTCAAAG gtGTGCGCTACGGCAGGATGGTGGTGTCCACATACATGGGAATGTACTACAGCGTGTTCGTCTGCATCACCTCCTACTGCAATAGCGGTTGGAACCCCTCCGACCGCGTGAGCATGCTGGATGACTCCACCTCAAGAGTCTGCAGCCCCCTGTCCAGCTCGGTCGTGTCTCTCAGGCACTCAGCCTGA